In one Mycobacterium sp. NBC_00419 genomic region, the following are encoded:
- a CDS encoding TetR family transcriptional regulator has protein sequence MSSDAVVAVTPDGADVPRNRRQEETFRKVLRAGVEMLRETSYSDLTVRAVAARAKVAPATAYTYFSSKNHLIAEVYLDLVKQAPYFTDVNDTRLSRVEQALRSLALVIADEPEVAVACTTAVLSNEAGVRPARDRIGAEIHKRIKSALGPDSDPRIVSALEMTYYGALVHAGSGTLTYHQVADRMSYVVGLILGDHN, from the coding sequence GTGTCCAGCGATGCCGTGGTAGCCGTCACACCGGACGGTGCTGACGTTCCGCGCAATCGCCGCCAGGAAGAGACATTTCGCAAGGTGCTGCGCGCCGGCGTCGAGATGCTGCGGGAAACGTCCTACTCCGACCTGACCGTGCGTGCGGTCGCGGCGCGGGCCAAGGTCGCACCGGCAACCGCCTACACCTACTTCTCGTCGAAGAACCACCTGATCGCCGAGGTGTACCTCGACCTGGTCAAGCAGGCGCCGTACTTCACCGATGTCAATGACACCAGACTCAGCCGGGTCGAACAGGCGCTGCGCAGCCTGGCTCTGGTGATCGCCGACGAACCCGAGGTGGCGGTCGCGTGCACCACCGCCGTGCTGTCCAACGAAGCCGGGGTGCGCCCGGCGCGTGACCGTATCGGCGCCGAGATCCACAAACGGATCAAGTCCGCGCTCGGCCCGGACTCCGATCCGCGGATCGTCTCGGCGCTGGAGATGACGTACTACGGCGCGCTGGTGCACGCCGGCAGCGGCACCCTGACCTATCACCAAGTTGCCGACCGGATGTCGTATGTGGTCGGCTTGATTCTGGGAGACCACAACTGA
- the purD gene encoding phosphoribosylamine--glycine ligase has protein sequence MRVLVIGSGAREHALLLGLRRDPQVEFLAVAPGNAGTAAVAEQHDVDITSAEAVTALAQKLAVDLVVVGPEVPLVLGVADAVRAAGVACFGPSKDAARIEGSKAFAKDVMAAAGVRTATSETVDNPAHLDGALDRFGPAVGQPAWVVKDDGLAAGKGVVVSADRDAARAHAAELLESGHPVLLESFLDGPEVSLFCLVDGATVVPLLPAQDFKRVGDNDAGPNTGGMGAYSPLPWLPDEVRAGIVSEVVEPVAAELVRRGCPFSGLLYAGLAITSNGPAVVEFNCRFGDPETQAVLALLDSPLGQVLHATATGTLAEFGPLQWRDGYAVAVVLAAENYPGRPRVGDAIAGSEAPGVLHAGTARRDDGAVVSSGGRVLSVVGTGVDLPAARQAAYAVMSSIKLPGSHFRSDIGLAAAEGRIALPR, from the coding sequence GTGCGCGTCCTCGTGATCGGATCCGGTGCCCGCGAACATGCTCTCCTGTTGGGCCTCCGAAGAGACCCGCAGGTGGAGTTTCTGGCCGTTGCGCCGGGTAACGCGGGCACTGCCGCGGTCGCCGAGCAACATGACGTCGACATCACCTCAGCCGAAGCGGTCACCGCGCTGGCGCAGAAACTCGCCGTCGATCTGGTGGTCGTCGGTCCCGAGGTGCCGCTGGTGCTCGGCGTGGCCGACGCCGTGCGCGCCGCGGGCGTCGCCTGCTTCGGGCCGTCCAAGGATGCCGCCCGCATCGAAGGCTCCAAAGCATTCGCCAAAGACGTGATGGCCGCGGCGGGGGTCCGCACCGCCACCAGCGAGACCGTCGACAACCCCGCGCATCTCGACGGTGCGCTCGACCGGTTCGGTCCCGCAGTCGGGCAGCCGGCCTGGGTGGTCAAGGACGACGGTCTGGCGGCGGGCAAGGGTGTGGTGGTCAGCGCCGACCGCGACGCGGCGCGCGCCCATGCCGCTGAGCTGCTCGAGTCCGGGCATCCGGTACTGCTGGAGTCCTTCCTGGACGGCCCGGAGGTCTCGCTGTTCTGCCTCGTCGACGGTGCGACGGTGGTTCCGCTGTTGCCCGCCCAGGACTTCAAACGGGTCGGCGACAACGACGCCGGGCCCAATACCGGTGGGATGGGCGCCTATTCGCCGCTGCCGTGGCTTCCTGACGAGGTGCGGGCCGGCATCGTCAGCGAGGTCGTCGAACCCGTCGCCGCCGAACTGGTTCGCCGCGGCTGCCCGTTCTCCGGTCTGCTCTACGCCGGTCTGGCGATCACGTCCAACGGTCCCGCCGTCGTGGAATTCAACTGCCGTTTCGGCGATCCGGAGACCCAGGCGGTGCTGGCGCTGCTGGACTCCCCGCTGGGCCAGGTGCTGCACGCCACGGCAACCGGAACGCTGGCCGAGTTCGGCCCCCTGCAATGGCGCGACGGCTATGCCGTCGCGGTCGTGCTGGCCGCCGAGAACTATCCGGGCCGGCCGCGGGTCGGGGATGCGATCGCCGGGTCGGAGGCGCCCGGCGTGCTGCACGCCGGTACCGCGCGCCGCGACGACGGGGCCGTCGTCTCCTCCGGAGGCCGGGTGCTCTCGGTGGTCGGAACCGGCGTCGATCTGCCGGCCGCGCGTCAGGCTGCCTACGCCGTGATGTCGTCGATCAAGTTGCCGGGCAGCCACTTTCGCTCCGACATCGGCCTCGCCGCGGCCGAGGGCCGGATCGCGTTGCCTCGATGA
- a CDS encoding TetR/AcrR family transcriptional regulator → MRTHGWSGSAPATDDEAVARILAAANKAIDTHGADLSIADVARTLGVTRQTVYRYFPSTDALLQAAAMQATTGFLDRIAACVAGMTDPAEAVTEAIATAVEALPQDKHMGLLLGPERAGAFSAEITSDIALAFGVSMLGRFDVDWAAAGFGDEDLTELAEHLLRTIQSFTLDPGRPPRHGAQLRRYLRRWIGGALTRGASTAAVVGRNSASSR, encoded by the coding sequence GTGCGCACCCACGGCTGGTCCGGATCGGCACCGGCCACCGATGACGAGGCCGTCGCGCGGATCCTGGCGGCCGCGAACAAGGCCATCGACACCCACGGCGCCGATCTGAGCATCGCCGACGTCGCACGCACCCTGGGCGTCACCCGCCAAACCGTGTACCGCTACTTCCCCAGCACCGACGCGCTGCTGCAGGCCGCGGCCATGCAGGCCACCACCGGATTCCTGGACCGGATCGCAGCATGCGTGGCCGGCATGACCGATCCGGCCGAGGCGGTGACCGAAGCGATTGCGACGGCGGTGGAGGCACTGCCCCAGGACAAGCACATGGGCCTGCTGCTGGGGCCCGAACGCGCGGGTGCGTTCAGCGCGGAGATCACCTCCGACATCGCACTGGCATTCGGTGTGTCGATGCTGGGCCGTTTCGACGTCGATTGGGCCGCAGCGGGATTCGGCGATGAGGATCTGACTGAACTGGCCGAGCATCTGCTCAGGACCATCCAGTCGTTCACCCTCGATCCCGGGCGCCCGCCTCGCCACGGCGCGCAGTTGCGGCGATACCTGCGCCGCTGGATCGGCGGGGCATTGACCCGCGGCGCGTCTACGGCTGCGGTAGTGGGGCGGAACTCGGCGTCGTCGCGTTGA
- a CDS encoding carboxymuconolactone decarboxylase family protein, with protein sequence MDELRRKGLEKMNEVYGWEMPDIEGNPYFDLTVEHLFGSIWTRPGLSMRDKRIMTLTAVAALGIDDLAEIQSNAALHNDELTADELKEMAIFLTHYLGFPLGSKFDGAVGRVVAKRAKAAEKGEGENKKANVNAAVKMHSGKNLED encoded by the coding sequence ATGGACGAATTGCGCCGCAAGGGCCTGGAGAAGATGAACGAGGTCTACGGCTGGGAGATGCCCGATATCGAGGGCAACCCGTACTTCGACCTGACCGTTGAGCATCTCTTCGGAAGTATCTGGACGCGACCGGGTCTGTCGATGCGCGACAAGCGGATCATGACGCTGACCGCGGTGGCCGCCCTGGGCATCGACGATCTCGCCGAGATCCAGTCCAACGCCGCGTTGCACAACGACGAACTCACCGCCGACGAACTCAAGGAGATGGCGATCTTCTTGACCCACTACCTCGGCTTCCCGCTGGGCTCGAAGTTCGACGGGGCGGTGGGCCGCGTCGTTGCCAAGCGCGCCAAGGCCGCCGAAAAGGGCGAGGGCGAGAACAAGAAGGCCAACGTCAACGCCGCGGTCAAGATGCACAGCGGCAAGAATCTCGAGGACTGA
- a CDS encoding NAD(P)-dependent oxidoreductase: MSDLKVGYIGLGNQGAPMAKRLAGWPGGLIVFDVRTEAMTPLAELGATLADSIADVGKADVIEVTVLNDDQVRDVVAQLAEHAKPGTVIAIHSTIEPNTAAELAEQLRPRGIHIVDAPVSGGAGAADKGELAVMVGADDDAYELVKPVFKQWASLVVRAGEPGAGTRMKLARNMLTFIGFAAACEASRLAEASGIDLQKLGRVVRHSDAQSGGPGAIMVRDDTAPLESDHFIYNMFIHTRGLAEKDLKLALGLGEATGVELPLAETALRDLAAGLGVPHPKE, from the coding sequence GTGAGTGACCTCAAGGTCGGCTACATCGGGTTGGGAAACCAGGGCGCACCGATGGCCAAACGGCTCGCCGGGTGGCCGGGCGGGCTCATCGTCTTCGACGTGCGGACCGAGGCCATGACGCCGCTGGCCGAACTCGGGGCCACGCTTGCCGACAGCATCGCTGACGTCGGGAAGGCCGACGTCATCGAGGTGACCGTGCTCAATGACGACCAGGTGCGCGATGTGGTGGCCCAGCTTGCCGAGCACGCCAAGCCTGGAACCGTCATCGCCATCCACTCCACGATCGAGCCGAATACGGCTGCCGAGCTCGCTGAGCAGCTGCGGCCCAGGGGCATTCACATCGTCGACGCTCCGGTCAGCGGCGGGGCAGGGGCCGCCGACAAGGGTGAGCTGGCCGTCATGGTCGGCGCGGACGACGACGCGTACGAACTCGTCAAGCCGGTCTTCAAACAGTGGGCCTCACTGGTGGTCCGCGCCGGTGAGCCGGGAGCCGGCACTCGGATGAAGCTGGCCCGCAACATGCTGACCTTCATCGGATTCGCCGCTGCCTGCGAGGCGTCCAGGCTCGCCGAGGCTTCCGGGATCGACCTGCAGAAGCTCGGCCGGGTGGTCCGGCACAGCGACGCCCAGAGCGGCGGGCCCGGCGCCATCATGGTCCGCGACGACACCGCACCGCTGGAGTCCGATCACTTCATCTACAACATGTTCATCCACACCCGCGGGCTGGCCGAGAAGGATCTGAAGTTGGCCCTCGGCCTGGGCGAAGCCACCGGCGTGGAACTGCCGCTGGCCGAGACCGCGCTACGAGACCTGGCCGCCGGGCTCGGCGTCCCCCACCCGAAGGAGTGA
- a CDS encoding SDR family oxidoreductase, translating to MGQFDQKVAIVTGAGGGIGQAYAEALAREGAAVVVADINTEGAQKVADGIKGEGGTALALPVDVSDPVSAKAMADATLAEFGGIDYLVNNAAIFGGMKLDFLITVDWDYYKKFMSVNLDGALVCTRAVYRKMAKRGGGAIINQSSTAAWLYSNFYGLAKAGVNSLTQQLATELGGQNIRINAIAPGPINTEANRTTTPQEMVADIVKGIPLSRMGEVDDLVGMCLFLLSDQAKWITGQIFNVDGGQIFR from the coding sequence ATGGGACAGTTCGACCAGAAGGTGGCCATCGTCACCGGAGCAGGCGGCGGTATCGGCCAGGCCTACGCCGAGGCGCTCGCCCGCGAGGGTGCGGCCGTTGTGGTCGCCGACATCAACACCGAAGGCGCGCAGAAGGTGGCCGACGGCATCAAGGGCGAGGGCGGTACGGCGCTGGCCCTGCCTGTCGATGTCAGTGACCCGGTCTCGGCCAAGGCGATGGCCGATGCGACGCTGGCCGAGTTCGGCGGCATCGACTACCTGGTCAACAATGCCGCGATCTTCGGTGGGATGAAGCTGGACTTCCTCATCACCGTCGACTGGGACTACTACAAGAAGTTCATGAGCGTGAACCTCGACGGCGCGCTGGTGTGCACCCGTGCGGTCTACCGCAAGATGGCCAAGCGCGGCGGCGGCGCGATCATCAACCAGTCCTCGACGGCGGCATGGCTGTACTCGAACTTCTACGGGCTGGCCAAGGCCGGGGTCAACAGCCTCACCCAGCAGCTGGCCACCGAACTCGGCGGCCAGAACATCCGGATCAACGCGATCGCGCCTGGCCCGATCAACACCGAGGCCAACCGCACCACCACGCCGCAGGAGATGGTCGCCGACATCGTCAAGGGAATTCCGTTGTCGCGCATGGGTGAAGTCGACGACCTGGTGGGCATGTGTCTGTTCCTGCTGTCCGATCAGGCCAAGTGGATCACCGGCCAGATCTTCAATGTCGACGGCGGACAGATCTTCCGATGA
- a CDS encoding maleylpyruvate isomerase family mycothiol-dependent enzyme has protein sequence MTVDRGAAFTAERAEVLAFCATLAPAEWRMNSRAEGWRVQDVVAHMGAGFHAVLSPAALKLMRGNDIERANDVMVDSRRDWSSTDVLAEYRRWSRAFGAVFSRLDRTPLGGVRAPLAELGKFPARLFLSALVFDQHTHLRYDMAPALGRPAPGTDANRMAVVLEWMMAVLSNQLRAQPLPFLDRPLSITLTGPGGGVWQVTPDGSVSSDAAGSTAAQITGVALEFPQWGTRRASWRDRDVNITGDCDYAESFLDAVNIV, from the coding sequence ATGACAGTCGACCGCGGCGCCGCGTTCACCGCCGAGCGTGCCGAGGTGCTGGCCTTCTGCGCCACTCTCGCCCCGGCTGAATGGCGGATGAACAGCCGTGCCGAGGGCTGGCGTGTCCAGGACGTCGTCGCTCACATGGGCGCCGGGTTTCACGCTGTGCTCAGCCCGGCCGCATTGAAACTGATGCGGGGCAACGACATCGAGCGGGCCAACGACGTGATGGTCGACTCCCGCCGGGATTGGTCGTCGACCGATGTGCTGGCTGAGTACCGGCGCTGGAGCCGGGCGTTCGGTGCGGTGTTCAGCCGGCTGGACCGCACACCGCTGGGCGGGGTGCGGGCGCCACTGGCCGAGCTGGGGAAGTTCCCCGCACGGCTGTTCCTCAGCGCGCTGGTCTTCGACCAGCACACCCATCTGCGTTATGACATGGCGCCGGCTTTGGGGCGTCCCGCGCCGGGTACCGACGCCAACCGGATGGCCGTCGTCCTGGAGTGGATGATGGCGGTGCTGTCCAATCAGCTTCGAGCGCAACCGCTTCCGTTCCTGGATCGGCCGCTGTCGATCACCCTGACCGGACCCGGCGGTGGCGTCTGGCAGGTGACGCCCGACGGCTCGGTGAGCAGCGATGCCGCAGGCTCCACCGCGGCGCAGATCACCGGGGTTGCCCTCGAGTTCCCGCAGTGGGGAACTCGGCGGGCCAGCTGGCGAGACCGTGACGTGAACATCACCGGGGACTGCGACTACGCCGAGTCTTTCCTCGACGCCGTCAACATCGTCTGA
- a CDS encoding TetR/AcrR family transcriptional regulator has translation MPAYSVIEDRSSRVESTDCSNAPPHVVRSEVDLRGRFVAAADWVLVTDGFAKFKIREVCRRAGLSTHCFYEVFENKDDLLAAMLEKQFRVAAGYLSRMIDPGLPPVMRVRAHVDAMLAFGYDRRLDKPMALFAMYWRALLPHFRHLTDRCVEDFLSSLVTALAEGAADGTVHSPDPAADAKAVFSLIVALLFDQPASSARRVEVERTVRRFVDRSLSLA, from the coding sequence ATGCCGGCGTACTCGGTGATCGAGGATCGGTCCTCACGTGTTGAATCGACAGACTGCTCGAACGCGCCACCTCATGTCGTGCGATCCGAGGTGGATTTACGGGGCAGATTCGTTGCCGCGGCCGACTGGGTATTGGTGACCGACGGGTTCGCCAAGTTCAAGATCCGAGAGGTGTGTCGGCGGGCGGGCCTGTCAACGCATTGTTTCTACGAGGTGTTCGAGAACAAGGACGACCTTCTCGCGGCGATGCTCGAGAAGCAGTTCCGAGTGGCCGCCGGTTACTTGTCCCGGATGATCGACCCCGGGTTACCCCCGGTGATGCGCGTCCGCGCTCACGTCGACGCGATGCTCGCGTTCGGATATGACCGCCGCCTGGACAAGCCGATGGCGCTGTTCGCGATGTACTGGCGAGCCCTGCTGCCGCATTTCCGTCATCTGACCGACCGCTGCGTCGAGGATTTCCTGAGTTCGCTCGTGACGGCACTGGCCGAAGGCGCCGCCGATGGCACCGTCCACAGTCCCGACCCGGCGGCCGACGCCAAGGCCGTCTTCAGTCTCATCGTTGCTCTGCTGTTCGATCAGCCGGCATCGTCTGCCCGGCGGGTCGAGGTGGAGCGCACGGTGCGGCGGTTCGTGGATCGATCACTTAGCCTGGCCTGA
- a CDS encoding alpha/beta hydrolase, with product MTAMSNLSRRTILRLGAGAAAGAAGAFAVGTVLESATRLVGPDVSMTGVGAPLLPPAPLEPPPVGAAAPTMVTGSFVSAARGGIQTNWAIARPPGQTAPLRPVIALHGRWSDAATVMAGGVEQGLAQAVNAGLPPFAVVSVDGGEAYWHDRASGDHAGSMVLDELIPMLADKGLDTSRVAFLGWSMGGYGALLLGARLGPARTAAITAVSPALWLSSGEAASGAFDGPGDFAANSVFGLPALASIPIRIDCGTSDPFYAATKQFIAQLPNPPAGGFSPGGHDAGFWSAQLPAELAWMAPLLTA from the coding sequence ATGACCGCTATGTCGAACCTGAGCCGGCGGACGATTCTGCGACTCGGCGCCGGAGCAGCCGCCGGAGCCGCAGGGGCATTTGCGGTCGGCACGGTGCTCGAGTCGGCAACCCGCCTCGTGGGCCCCGACGTCTCGATGACCGGCGTGGGTGCGCCGCTGTTGCCGCCCGCCCCGCTGGAGCCGCCGCCCGTCGGGGCGGCCGCCCCGACGATGGTGACGGGCTCGTTCGTGTCCGCGGCCCGCGGTGGCATCCAGACCAACTGGGCGATCGCCCGCCCACCCGGCCAGACGGCACCGCTGCGGCCCGTCATCGCGTTACACGGCCGGTGGAGTGATGCCGCGACGGTGATGGCCGGCGGCGTCGAGCAGGGATTGGCCCAGGCGGTCAACGCCGGGCTCCCGCCGTTCGCGGTGGTCTCGGTCGACGGCGGAGAGGCGTACTGGCACGACCGTGCCTCCGGTGACCATGCCGGTTCGATGGTGCTCGACGAACTCATCCCCATGCTCGCCGACAAGGGCCTGGACACCTCGCGGGTGGCGTTCCTCGGCTGGTCGATGGGTGGGTACGGGGCGCTGCTGCTCGGCGCCCGGCTGGGCCCGGCGCGCACCGCGGCGATCACCGCCGTCAGTCCGGCGCTGTGGCTGTCCTCGGGGGAGGCCGCGTCCGGGGCCTTCGACGGGCCCGGCGATTTTGCCGCCAACAGTGTGTTCGGGCTGCCGGCATTGGCGTCGATCCCGATCCGCATCGACTGCGGCACCAGCGATCCGTTCTACGCGGCCACCAAGCAGTTCATCGCGCAGTTGCCGAATCCGCCCGCCGGTGGCTTCTCCCCCGGCGGCCACGACGCCGGCTTCTGGAGTGCACAGCTGCCCGCCGAACTCGCCTGGATGGCACCGCTTCTGACGGCGTGA
- a CDS encoding cytochrome P450 encodes MTAGVCPFGPGFDFTDPDVLLEGMPVTQLAQLRKTAPVWWNEQPAGTNVFDDGGYWVISKHRDIKAISRDSHLWSTNAQGVIMRFPEGTPKEGLELTKALLINHDAPEHTRLRKLVSRLFTPRSVAALEEKLAVAARDIVAAAAEKGSGNFVDDIAMPLPLMAIADLIGVPEEDRQKLFHWTNSIMNSEDPDFDNDPTVSNAELMGYAYTMAEQRRQCPADDIVTRLVQADLEDGGGEALTEVEFAFFVILLAVAGNETTRNAMTHGINAFFDNPDQWELFTRERPATAVDEIIRWATPIHCFQRTALTDVELGGVTISKGQRAGLFYSSANYDEDVFEDPFRFNILRDPNPHMSFGGNGAHFCVGANLARMEIKLIFDEIANQIPDISKLGEPERLRSGFVNGVKDLPVSYH; translated from the coding sequence ATGACCGCAGGTGTCTGCCCATTCGGCCCGGGCTTTGATTTCACCGACCCCGACGTCCTCCTCGAGGGGATGCCGGTCACCCAGCTCGCGCAGCTGCGCAAGACCGCGCCGGTGTGGTGGAACGAGCAGCCCGCGGGTACGAACGTCTTCGACGACGGCGGCTACTGGGTGATCAGCAAGCACCGCGATATCAAGGCCATCTCCCGCGACAGCCACCTGTGGTCCACCAACGCCCAGGGCGTCATCATGCGGTTCCCTGAAGGCACCCCCAAAGAAGGCCTCGAGCTCACCAAGGCATTGCTGATCAATCACGACGCCCCCGAACACACCCGGCTGCGCAAGCTGGTGTCGCGACTGTTCACCCCGCGCTCGGTGGCCGCCCTGGAGGAAAAGCTAGCGGTCGCGGCCCGCGACATCGTGGCTGCCGCCGCCGAGAAGGGCTCCGGGAACTTCGTCGACGACATCGCGATGCCGTTGCCGCTCATGGCGATTGCCGACCTGATCGGGGTTCCCGAAGAGGACCGGCAGAAGCTGTTCCACTGGACCAACAGCATCATGAACAGCGAAGACCCCGACTTCGACAACGACCCGACGGTGTCGAACGCCGAATTGATGGGCTACGCCTACACGATGGCCGAGCAACGGCGGCAATGCCCGGCCGACGATATCGTCACCCGCCTCGTCCAGGCCGACTTGGAAGACGGGGGCGGCGAGGCCTTAACCGAGGTCGAGTTCGCGTTCTTCGTCATCCTGCTCGCGGTGGCCGGCAATGAGACGACCCGAAATGCCATGACGCACGGCATCAATGCGTTCTTCGACAACCCCGATCAATGGGAGCTGTTCACCCGTGAGCGCCCGGCGACCGCGGTCGACGAGATCATCCGCTGGGCCACGCCGATCCATTGCTTCCAGCGCACCGCGCTCACCGACGTGGAACTCGGTGGCGTGACGATCAGCAAGGGCCAGCGCGCCGGCCTGTTCTACAGTTCGGCCAACTACGACGAGGACGTGTTCGAGGACCCCTTCCGGTTCAACATCCTGCGCGACCCCAATCCGCATATGAGCTTCGGCGGCAATGGCGCCCACTTCTGCGTCGGGGCGAACCTGGCGCGCATGGAGATCAAGCTGATCTTCGACGAGATCGCCAACCAGATCCCCGACATCAGCAAGCTCGGGGAGCCCGAACGGCTGCGGTCGGGATTCGTCAACGGCGTCAAGGATCTGCCTGTCTCGTATCACTGA
- a CDS encoding aldehyde dehydrogenase has translation MAIAADNSSDLFIDGKFVAGGNGRYPTINPATEEVLGTAADADAEDMSRAIDAARRAFDTTDWSINTELRVRGIRQLRDALKANIEQVRELTIAEVGAPRMLTSMAQLEGPVEDLSFSADTAEAYEWRQDLGVAAPMGIKTQRTIAREAVGVVGAITPWNFPHQINLAKLGPALAAGNTIVLKPAPDTPWCAAVLGELIAEHTDIPPGVVNIVTSNDHSVGALLSSDPRVDMVSFTGSTNTGRAVMAAGAATIKKVFLELGGKSAFLVLDDADLAGACSMSAFTASMHAGQGCAITTRLVVPRARYDEAVEAAAATMAGLAPGDPNDPGTICGPVISERQRDRVQSYLDLAIQEGGRFACGGGRPAGRDRGFFIEPTVIAGLDNNARVAREEIFGPVLTVIAHDGDDDAIRIANDSPFGLSGTVFSADPERAQAAAARLRVGTVNVNGGVWYSADAPFGGYKQSGVGREMGLAGFEEYLELKVIATAV, from the coding sequence ATGGCGATAGCGGCCGACAACAGCAGCGATCTCTTCATCGACGGGAAGTTTGTCGCGGGCGGCAACGGCAGGTATCCGACCATCAACCCGGCCACCGAAGAGGTGCTGGGCACGGCCGCTGACGCCGACGCCGAGGACATGAGCCGGGCCATCGACGCCGCGCGCCGCGCCTTCGACACCACCGACTGGTCGATCAACACCGAGCTGAGGGTGCGTGGCATCCGGCAGTTGCGCGATGCGCTCAAGGCCAACATCGAGCAGGTACGTGAGCTGACGATCGCCGAGGTGGGCGCCCCGCGGATGCTGACCTCGATGGCCCAGTTGGAGGGCCCGGTCGAGGACCTGTCGTTCAGCGCCGATACCGCCGAGGCCTACGAATGGCGCCAGGATCTCGGGGTCGCCGCCCCGATGGGCATCAAGACCCAGCGCACCATTGCCCGTGAGGCCGTTGGCGTCGTCGGTGCGATCACGCCGTGGAACTTCCCGCACCAGATCAACCTGGCCAAGCTGGGCCCCGCACTGGCGGCGGGCAACACCATCGTTCTCAAGCCCGCACCCGATACCCCCTGGTGCGCAGCGGTTCTCGGTGAGCTGATCGCCGAGCACACCGACATACCGCCCGGCGTGGTCAACATCGTCACCTCCAACGACCACTCAGTGGGCGCGCTGCTGTCCAGCGACCCGCGGGTGGACATGGTGTCGTTCACCGGATCCACCAACACCGGCCGCGCCGTGATGGCCGCCGGCGCGGCCACCATCAAGAAGGTGTTCCTGGAACTCGGCGGCAAGTCGGCGTTCCTGGTACTCGACGACGCCGATCTGGCCGGGGCGTGCTCGATGTCGGCATTCACGGCCTCGATGCACGCCGGGCAGGGCTGCGCGATCACCACCCGCCTGGTCGTCCCGCGGGCCCGCTACGACGAGGCCGTCGAGGCCGCCGCCGCGACCATGGCCGGCCTGGCTCCCGGCGATCCCAATGATCCCGGAACCATCTGCGGCCCGGTCATTTCCGAGCGACAGCGCGACCGGGTGCAGTCCTACCTCGATCTGGCGATCCAAGAGGGTGGCCGATTCGCCTGTGGTGGCGGCCGCCCTGCCGGCCGGGACAGGGGCTTCTTCATCGAGCCCACGGTCATCGCCGGACTGGACAACAATGCCCGGGTGGCGCGCGAGGAGATCTTCGGGCCGGTGCTGACGGTGATCGCTCACGACGGCGACGACGACGCCATCCGGATCGCCAACGACTCGCCGTTCGGCCTGTCGGGAACGGTGTTCAGCGCCGACCCCGAGCGTGCCCAGGCGGCTGCTGCCCGGCTGCGGGTCGGCACCGTCAACGTCAACGGCGGGGTGTGGTACTCCGCCGACGCGCCATTCGGCGGTTACAAGCAGTCCGGCGTCGGCCGGGAGATGGGATTGGCCGGTTTCGAGGAGTACCTCGAACTGAAGGTCATCGCCACAGCGGTCTAG